One window from the genome of Bacillota bacterium encodes:
- a CDS encoding YueI family protein, translating to MPKREKITERARTFFKKDELSRTISTAVSGPVEIRKEERQRYLGVFPEDVLHAYTQEQLKNRDEIEGQIKHEAAGRLLVNGKVPLSLVMPYIRLAQERNLPFTMVTDHNADSPFALVVRRKD from the coding sequence GTGCCAAAAAGGGAAAAGATAACTGAGCGTGCCCGCACCTTTTTTAAGAAGGATGAACTGAGTAGAACTATCAGCACGGCGGTGAGTGGTCCGGTGGAGATCCGCAAGGAAGAAAGGCAAAGGTACCTTGGAGTCTTCCCCGAAGACGTTCTCCACGCCTATACCCAGGAACAGTTGAAGAATAGGGACGAGATCGAAGGTCAGATCAAGCACGAAGCAGCGGGAAGACTTCTGGTCAATGGAAAGGTGCCTTTGTCTCTGGTAATGCCCTATATCCGCCTGGCTCAAGAGCGCAATCTCCCCTTTACTATGGTCACCGACCATAATGCAGATAGTCCCTTTGCCTTGGTGGTGCGGAGGAAGGATTAA